Genomic segment of Chiroxiphia lanceolata isolate bChiLan1 chromosome 18, bChiLan1.pri, whole genome shotgun sequence:
TAATAACTCGCTGGTCCGACTGATCCTCCAGGATACTGTCAGTTGGGTACGACTCGATCTGTTGTCGGATGGCAGACGCGATAGCAGGGACAAAGGTCAGAGGATTCAAATCCAGGTCATCACAAAGAATCTCAGAGAACATTTCTGGGGTCATTAGCTTTTCTGATACAGAAGAAGAATCAACACTGTTAACCTTCTTAGAAATCAATATCTGACACTTATAGAATACATAAAATTAATCCCACAGTGTGAGAAAGGGAATCCCAAATGCATTGGCCTTTTGCTTTTAGAAGGGTCTTTTGTATCAGGTTTGTACAAACATGCACATTGACATAGGGACTTACAGCCTTCTTTACCTGCATGGAGACAGTGTGGCTATGGTCTAACAAGCCCCATCCATTAATCTCAGCTAACAGAGTAGTCTCAGACCACTGAGCTGATGAACTGGCTCAGGAGAATATGCCAGTTAAACTCTTTAGACTACATGAGTCCAGGAATGACTGCAACCCATGGCAGAGCATTTGCTAAGAGACATGACACCGAATACAGTCCACAGGGGGAGCTTTAAAGCTTTGTGTATATGAGGCAAGGACATGCACACTCAtgcttgttttctcttcacATTTGGTGATGGATACAACTATACTTCTCCAGCCTCAGGAAACTCTCCTTGCTACATACCATTCATGTTCCACGTAAATGCATCTCTGAGTTTCTGCCCATCAATTTCCATATCAAGCCTGATTGGAACCAGAACCTCCGGCTGGGATGCATTCTCATGGATCACTGCTGGGTCATGGTCATCAAAGCTAAAAGGAAGAGCAACAACAGAGTATATGCAACTAGCACACGACACATCTGGCATCCATAGAGGGGAGGCATTGTTTGTTGGAAGCAATCCCCACACTCCAACTGCATAATCAGTCTATAGACAGACTGCTCAATGCAAACTTACAGGGCTAAAAGTAACCAATACCAGTTTAATCACCTTTTATTACACCTTTTAGAATACATTCttgcaaataaaacaaggaGGCTTTCCAGGATTACATTTATCTTGGTTGCCTCAAGTTTTAGAATGGAAAAAAGTTAGTCATGAGCCCCAGCAGCACTTTCCACTGAATAAAGTAGATCAAAGTTACTGGAATAGGGTGGTGAGAGGCAGCCTGTCCTTCACAGAGAGGGTCCTCAAATGACAACTGCTCAGCAAAtctgcaggaaggagaaggaactCATCAGGAAAAGAATGAACCATTGTCCTGACAAAAGGAAAGCCTCCTCTCTGAGCCCTGGCTGGGTGCTGTAAGGAAGAGCCTCAAGGCATACAATTTAACTAAGAGCCTCCAAACTGGCAACCTGCAGGTCTTTTGTCAATTAAGAGATGAATCACAACAGCACCGCCCCGGTAGTGTATCACTTTGGTAACTGTTTCCACTTTCCAGAAGCAGGAAGCTCTTACCACAGAGGGAACGTTCTCTTCTTATCCCTGCCCATGCGATTCCTGTTAATGGTTGTTGAGCATGGCACTGCATCCAGGTGGTGAGAGCTGTTGGGCAGGGTCGGCACCCACTGGTTGTTCCTCTTTGCCTTCTGTTCTCTGAGGAAGGAGAGTGGATGTTAAACTGCAGACTCTGAGCACCACTGTTACTATGTTAGGAATGGCATAACTTTAAAGTCCTATCATGAGCTCCTGATCTTTTATTCTGGAATCATCCACATTACTATTCCAAGAACTCATGTTCCCCACCAGCCTCTGGGAAGCCCATTCTCCAGCTCACAATTATGCATCAGATATGGATCCAGGTGCAGCATTATAAATACTAGGTTCATATTTGGACTTTCTATCTACACTTTATAAAAAGACTACTGAGAAATGCGAGGTCTCCAGAAGGCAGTATGTGCAGGGAGTGTGTTCTGCAAAACATCTGTTACAGATGGAATGCAGTAATTGCAAAAAAAGTTGTATCATCAAACACTTACGTTTTATTTCCTGTTGTATGTGGGCAGTAACCCAATCCTCAGGCTCTGGAGATCTCCATTTGCCCAATGCTGCAAACTGTTTAATCACACTGGCAAACAAGCCCTGCACAATGGCCTGTGCTTCCTGCCCAAGCTGACATCTTCCAAGCAGCTCCATTCTGAGCTTGGCCCCCACCAACCCTGGTTACCTGAGGTAGGTGGGAGGTTCTGTGCTGATGGACACTGCTTTATACTTCTCATCGTTTCCATCCAAGATCTCTTCCACTTCAGAGGCCTTTAACAGAGTCACGCTCGTGGCTAATGTCGTATAGCCGTGATCTATTACCAGGAAAGAGGCCGATAATTAACACGAAAAAGGGCTATATAGCACTGTAACAGTAACAGGCTACATAGTGACAAGCCCTCTCTGACACTGCAGGAGGAACTAAAATAGGCTACCAAGTGCTACAAGCGTCCTTTGGGCTTCATCTATCTTCTCTTAGACATTTACAAAGCCCAGAAAACAATAAATCCTCAGTGGACTTAAAGGTTGGAAATAGAGAGGCAATGATCAATAGAAAAGCTGTTAAGACTCGGAAAAGGGGGAGAAACCTCAGGACAGCTCTTGCTGAATGACAGAGACCATCTGCACCGGACAGTCCTGCTAAGGCTCTGAGAAAGAGGAGTCAGGCATGGGATCAGGATGCACAATTAGGGCGACCACAGGGAGAGATCAGAGGAAGAGGACTAGACATTAATATTATTGTAATAGCACCAAAGGTCACTGTGGACATTCTTCCTCTAGCACAGCTAAGAATAACACACAGATAAGACTTACATCTTCGGGGACTGTGAGACCGCTGATTTTCtgttgggggggaaaaaaagaaagcaagagatCAGCAGGATGCTTGGGGGGAAGGAGATGTAAGTCCAGAGTAAACCATGactttttttatgctttaatcTACAGAGCATACAGCAAGTCATATTGCTGAGAAATTTAACTGCTTGCTATTAGTGCACTAACAAAAACAATACCAATATTCTCCCTGTAGTACTCACATCAGTAGCAATGCACCACAAATTCTGGCAGCCATAAACTTTGCCAGGAGCAAAGTTAAGCAAAGATGCACATTTTCAATGGGGCATCCTTGCAACACTCCTGCCTATTTGACAAAAGAAGCAATGATGCCCCTCTTTTGTCTATAAAACTTTTCTGAAACACAGTATCATtatactattattattatatagCATCACTGGAGatgtggcttttgctttgtgACAAATGCAGCCAAGCCCAGGAATGCCACGATGgctgtttccatttcagaatGCTTTTGATCAGGTGATATTTGTTGCCAGGCTGAACCAGGAGCCACCAGTGCCACCACTGCAGGGGGGTTCCATCACCGGTGCGGCCTGAGCGATCCACACAGCCCTTGAGGTGCACAAGCCTCTGAATCGCCAGGGACAGTTTTTCAAGGCCAAATTTTGGATAAACACTACTGGGAACGTTTACTCATCTTCTCACCATGTGAAGAGGCCActatcttcttcctttcttccacgGTGGCCAGTCGCCTCCAGAGCGAGGGGTATCTCTTGTACAGGGAACCGCGAAACATGCGCAGGTAGTTTCCCACCTACAAGAAGAGAAGTGGAAATGCGGCCTTGTATCCCATTTAGGAGATTTTCAGCAGAAGTTGAAACAAATTCATCTCTTTGTAACAACAGGAGGGACCTCCTAAGAGGGttctttggttttggggggattttttgtgATAGACTGACTGTGCTGGGTTTGGCATCAAACAGCACCACAATTTTTCTggcaacacagaaaacaaaatttttatcATCACTTATTTCACTAGTCTTATACAAAAAGCCCGTCATCCACTAGCAATAATCAATTTAATAGGAAAACACTCCAttcattttcatgtatttttgaaaaaccTACCCTTTCTTCACTTCAATTTACTTCAAGTCCAGTTCTTCCTGGCATAAGATCCTCATCTATGCTGAAGGCTACAGCAGGCCTTGCTGAACAACATAACTATTTCTAGATtctgaaatcaaatttttaGACTGGTAGTACTGGCAGACTCCCACACAATGAGGTTTCTATTCCTTCTTTGACAAGACTCTTTtgatcttaatttttaattgtatcTTTCACTCTACAGTGCTCATCAACAGACAGAAATCAACAGTAGGTAAAAAAGGCAACCCTTTTCCCCCTCGATGTGCCTGATGTGACAATCTCACAGCTCAGCTGACTGCAGTTACAGTTCTTCTTTCAAACTTTACATTTCACATGAGAGAGCAAGGGGTCTTCAGTCCCCGCTCACGCTATACAGCTGGCAATTTAATTTATCCAGTATTTCCTCTTTTGCATCAAGGCGGGAGCTataacatttttctcctgtttccaaCCGTGACCATTTCTATGGTGCTGAAGGACCAGTATTTCGTGCCTTAGAAAGGCTTGTCTTCAGGGAGGCTGAACATCCTCTCCGCCCGGGAGAACAGTCTCAGCACAGGCACCGGGGGGCTAAAGCGCTGCA
This window contains:
- the SMARCB1 gene encoding SWI/SNF-related matrix-associated actin-dependent regulator of chromatin subfamily B member 1, with the translated sequence MMMMALSKTFGQKPVKFQLEEDGEFYMIGSEVGNYLRMFRGSLYKRYPSLWRRLATVEERKKIVASSHENQRSHSPRRYHGYTTLATSVTLLKASEVEEILDGNDEKYKAVSISTEPPTYLREQKAKRNNQWVPTLPNSSHHLDAVPCSTTINRNRMGRDKKRTFPLCFDDHDPAVIHENASQPEVLVPIRLDMEIDGQKLRDAFTWNMNEKLMTPEMFSEILCDDLDLNPLTFVPAIASAIRQQIESYPTDSILEDQSDQRVIIKLNIHVGNISLVDQFEWDMSEKENSPEKFALKLCSELGLGGEFVTTIAYSIRGQLSWHQKTYAFSENPLPTVEIAIRNTGDADQWCPLLETLTDAEMEKKIRDQDRNTRRMRRLANTAPAW